The following is a genomic window from Candidatus Paracaedimonas acanthamoebae.
AAAATCTTTCCACTCAATAAGAGGAGATTGATATTTTAATGCTTCTAGGAATAAAAGCGCACTACCTGAGTTGGTAAGCCACTCTGGAAAAACAGTTATATTATTTTTAAAAGCTTTAGTAATAAGTTGTTTTTCTTCAAATACATTATTGGCACCCGATATAATTAAAGGACTATTTAATGAGGAATGAACGAACGTATGAGAAATTAAAGCATTTAAAATTTTTTTTGTTATAGAGTAGCGTACAGCGCAAGGACAAAATATATCTCCTTGCGTATGGTTAAGAAATTTTAGCAAAAAATCTTCGGAAGTTTCTTCGGGTTTACGCTCAGTGAAAGAGAAATTTCTATTTGATTTGAATGCGTGAGTGTCAAAAATTTCCAAAGATAATAAAGGAGCTATATGAATGCCTTGAGGATTATAAATAAACCAATCTCGTTCACAAATACCCACGATTTCATACGTAGATTGTATCCAATAGCAAAATGCTTTTGCAACTTTTCCAAATCCTTGGATAATAATTTTAGGCTTAGGATTTGTTTTTTTTATCTCTGTTTCTAAAATTTTAAAGAGGCTATATCCTGTTATAACTTGTTCTATTGTAAAAAGTTCATTTTCAGGGAAAAATAGGCGTTGATGGAATTTTTCAAGGTCAATTTTAATCCCTTCATTTTTCTCAAGCATATTCGCTAAACATATAAACGGAGATTTTAAATCTGTTACTTCTTCGAGATGGGTTGAGATGTCTTTTGTGGTTGTGTTAAGGTCTCCACCCGTACACCACTCATTTTTTATAATTTCGCTATTATCCTGTAAAAAACGCTTTAATACAGAAGATGCTTCAGGATGAAAAGGATCAAATTTGATACCTCCTTTTCCACCTCCAAATATAGAAGATTGTAATGAATTTTTTAAACTCATTGTATATGCGAGGTCTTTAACTTCTTGCAAAGAAGCAGAATGGTGCATGAATAAACCACCTCCTGCAACTCCATTGACTAAATTATGAATAACAATCCAACCAATTGCTCCTGTATTTTGTTTGTCTTGCCAAATAATAATCTTTTGTGGTTTATTAATTACAGGATTATACATGTTAAATATCCTTTTTTATTAACGATTAAAAATAACCTAAATAAAAATCATAAATATAAAAAACGAATTTAGGTTAACATTTGTGTACTTATGGACAGCAATCGACTTAGATATTTCCTCGTAGTTGCCGAGATAGAGAATATTAGAAAAGCAGCAGATGCTTTACGCATTACTCCCAGTGCACTTTCTAAAGCTCTTAAGCAATTAGAATATGAAATAGGGACTACTTTACTTGTACCGACAGGGCGAGGAATTTCTATTACTGAAAGCGGGCGAGAGCTTGTTAGAAGAGCTCGCCCCCTTATGGAAGATTGGGAAAAATTAAGACATGAGCTAAGAGAGAAAAAGAAGAATAATGCTTCAATTATTAAGCCTCTACGGATTGGTTCTTTTGAAATTTTTTCTACTCATTTTCTTGGATCTCTAATAAATTCTCTCTCTCATATAAATGAACTAATGTTGCAAGAAATAATCCCAAGCGAAATAGAAAAAAGCCTTTTGGATTATCGAATTGACTATGGAATCACGAATCTCCCTATTCCAATGGCAGGGATCATTCATCATCGGATAACTTCTTATGAACTAAAAATTTATGGACGAGTAGATATTTTTGGAGAAGTTGCGTTTTCAGATCTTCCTTTTGTGGCTCCTATAATTTCTATTATTGATTCTCCAAATAGCATAAAAACATTGGATGGCTGGCCTGATGAACAAATTGAACGTTCTGTGAAGTATAAAGTAGATATGCTAGAGTCTGCTTTAGAGCTATGCCGCCAAGGGAAAGCCGTTGCTTATTTACCTACTTTTATCGTAAAACTACATAATAATACTGTAAAATCTTCTTATAATCTTCAAGTAATTTCTTCCCCAAATGGGAATTTATCTAAAAAACTAGGCATCTATCTTGCTAAAAGAAAAGGCGATCCAAATGATCGTCTATCAACCGAAATCATGGATGCGATCACTCAATTAGCTTAGCAAAGTTGCTTGCACAAGCTTTATTACAGTAATTATATAATTCCAAGACAGCTATAATCGCAAAAATTATGACTTGATTAATTGGAAAGCGTAAAAATTTCATATCCTGTTGCTGTCACGCCAATCGAATGCTCGAATTGGGCTGAGAGAGATTTATCTCGTGTCACAGCTGTCCAGCCATCACTTAAAATTTTTACACCATAATGACCAGCATTAATCATTGGTTCTATAGTGAAAAACATACCTTCCTGAAGAACTAAACCTTCTCCTGGGGAACCAAAATGAAGAACCTCAGGTGCGGTATGAAAGACACGACCTAAACCATGTCCGCAAAAATCCCGTACAACAGAAAAGCGGTTTGATTCTGCAATTTTTTGAATCGTATAGCCAATATCTCCTAAGGTTATACCTGGTTTTACAATACTGATTGCTTGTGAAAAGGCCTCATAAGTTACGTCAATTAATCTCTTGGCAAGAATGCTAGTTTTTCCGACAGAAAACATTCGCGAAGTATCCCCATACCAGCCATCAACAATTGGGGTCACATCGATATTAACGATATCGCCTTCTTTGAGAATTTTTTCATGACTTGGAATTCCATGACAGACGACATGGTTAACAGAAGTGCAGCAGGATTTTGTATACCCTTTGTATCCTAAGGTTGCAGGAATTGCACCATGGTTAACCATGAAATCATGACAAAGTTGATCTATTTTTCCAGTCGAAATGCCTGGTTCAATATAGGGGGCAATAAAGTCAAGTGTGCGAGATGCTAGCCGTCCAGCTTTTCGCATACCTTCAAAATCTTCTTTACTATGAAGGGGGATTTTTTGTCCTTGGTAAGTAACAAAATTTTGGGGAGAAGTTGTCATTAACGTTATAATTCCACTGTAATAGGTTGGTTTAAAATAATTTCTTCAGGTGTAACTCGACAATTATAACATAAAGTTTCTACACCTTGCAGCATCGCATTATAAGCTGTTATTGCATAGAGAGGGTCGATGATTTTTGCGGGCTTGAAGCGTGTGCAATCTTCTCTTTGAACTACATATAATACAATGGCTCTCGCCCCTTGCTTTTTCATAGCTTCTAATTCTTTTAAATGCTTAGTCCCTCGCAGAGTGACAGAATCGGGGAATTGAACATAATCATCACGTTTAAGATGAACATTTTTCACTTCAAGGTAACATGGGGGAAGATTTGGGCCCTCAAGAATAAAATCAATACGGCTATTTGTGCCGTATTTTACTTCTCTTCGCCACGTTGTATAAGAAGAAAATTCTGGAATCTTCTTTTCTTTAAGGGCTTCTTCAACAATATTATTGGGGTGCATGGTATTGACGCCAATAAGAACATCATTATGTTTTACTAATTCCCAAGTATATTTTAATTTGCGCGGACTTTCTGGTGGATAGCTGGTAAGCCATATGGAAAGGCCAGGGCTTGCAACATCTAGCATCGCCCCTGGGTTTGGGCAGTGAGCTGTAACCTCTTGGCCTCCTGCGAGACGAACATCCGCAAGAAAGCGCTTATAACGCTTCAATAATATACCTTCAAGAAGTGTCGTACTAAATTTCATCTATACCTTTAATTTTATCTTCCTTTTCTTATCATAGCTCAACAACTTCGAGAAGGATAAAACCAAGAAATATAGAAAAACTATGATGTTGCTAGAATGACTTAAAAAGACTTACTTATTTTGGAAAAATAGAAAACACTAAAAAAGAAGAAAGTAGCTAAAGAACAGCTTGCAAAAAGCTTAAAATAGCCTAATATGCAGATAGTTTGTGCCAAATCGAGGAAATAATATGCTTTACGATCTCCTTTATAACGTTTTTAGCTATATCATCAATTTTGATGTTATTCTTTTTGTGCTTATTATGTTGGGGGTTAATTTATTAGCAACTCGATGGAGTTCCTGGGGGCGGCGCATTTTATTTGTCACAGAATTTGTCTTGGTTATTATGGTTTTTCTGCCTTTCGGTCAATGGTCTGCAACATTTTTAGAAAATCGCTTTCAACAACCTTCTCAAATTTCAGCAGACGCAAAAGGCTTAATTTTGCTTGGTGGAAGTTTAGATATGCCAGTTTCAAATGCGAGAAATATGGCCTCTTACAACCAAGCTGGTGGTCGTATGATTCAATTTATTGAATTAGCCTTGCAGTATCCTCATCTTCCTCTTTTATTCAGTGGAGGAGGACATCAATTAGTTGGGAAAGAAACTGAGGCTTCATTTGCAAAAGAAGCATTTGAACGCTTAGGGGTTGATATGAGAAGAGTTACTCTTGAAGATAAGTCGAAAAATACAATTGAAAATGCCCAATTTTCCCATGAAATTATTAAGCCAAATCCGGAAGATAAGTGGGTTTTGGTGACATCTGCAATTCATATGCCGCGTGCTGTTGCTTTATTTAAGAAAGCAGGCTGGAACGTTATTCCTTATCCTGTAGATTATCATACAAGAGGCGATTATAGCTGGTCTTTTAACCTTAGCATTTATCGTGGTTTTCATGCTTGGTGGAATAGTATGAGAGAGTGGGCAGGTCTCGTCACCGGCTATCTTTTTGGTTATACAAATGAATTCTTACCTAAGCCTGAGTAATTTTTATTAGACGGTATAGGTAATGCTTAATGCTATAGATAGGGCAGAAGTAGTGCACTTAATCACTCAGATTAAATCTAAGCATTCCATAAAGTCGTTTGCGCAAGTTTTATCTCTATTGGCTACGCTATTTTTAGGGGCTTGTGGAGGTCCTTGTGACGATTTTGAATCATTGTCAGCATGTTCTCAGGTTCATCCTAACTTCGCAAAAAAAGCTTATAATAAGCCTTATCAAATCAAAGGTGAATGGTATACACCGCAATCACATTATAATATAGATGAAGAAGGAATAGCGTCTTATTATGGAGGAACAGATGTATTCCATGGCAGGAAGACATCTAACGGTGAAATCTTTGATATGAATGAGGTTAGTGCTGCTCACAAAACTGCGCCTATCCCCTGTGTTTTAGAAGTTAAAAATTTAGAGAATGGAAGAAGCATCAAAGTAAAAGTTAATGATAGGGGGCCTTTTATTGAGGGGCGTATTATTGATGTCTCGAGGCGCACGGCACAACTTTTAGGTTTTTATAAGCAAGGGACGGCTCGAGTTCGTGTCAAAATCCTAATGCCTGAAACAATGATACTTGTTCAGGGGCATACCAACACGATAGAGCCAGGTTTAAAAGAGACTTTACTTGCACAAAATGTTCCTCAAAAAAAACAAAAAGAAAAACAGAATTCTTTTAATAAAACACGCGCACCTCAAAATCATGAACCTATTTTGTTAGCGTTGAAAGATGAGATAACTAAATTTTCTCAAGAGATAAAACACGAAGAAAAAAAATCAGAGAAAACTGAGCCCATTATTCAAAAAGTGAATTATACGTCTTCGAGAAATGGTGCAGGACAGGCCACGTATAAAAAAGGAAATAATGCGCGATATAGAACCAACGCTTCTAAAGCGTCCTTTACAAAAGGTGTTTTTATTCAGGCAGGAACATTTGCTCATCCTCAGCAAGCTCAGCAGGCTAAAGTTCTGATTCAACGGAGATTAAGTTCTATGCCTGTACGTCTAGAGTCTATAAAATTTAGTAAAAAACAACTTTATCGGGTTGTAGTCGGACCTTGTGGTAATGATGTGCAAGCTCGGAAACTTGCTAACCACATTAAATCAATGGGATGTTCTACACCGAGTGATTCAATCGTCGTCTTTAATGGATAAATAGCTCATGAAAAATAAAAAAATTAATCTCTTTGTTTTTTTAACATTTTTGATAACTTCATCTGCCCAATCTGATGAAAAACTTCCTCTTGAATCAACACAAGCGATTTTAATTGATACGACAACAGATCAAGTCCTGTTTGATAAGGGGGCAGATGTTCAAATGCTTCCGTCATCCATGACGAAAATACTGACGATGTATTTGGTCTTTGAAGAATTAAAGGCTGGGCGTCTTAAATTAGATGATACCTTTGTTGTAAGTGAGAAGGCTTGGCGTAAACAAGGCTCAAAAATGTTTGTTAAGGTGGGTGATCGTATAAGGATTGATGATCTTATTCGGGGTGTCATTGTCCAATCAGGAAATGATGCTTCGATTGTTCTTGCCGAAGGGATTGCTGGAAGTGAAGAGGCCTTTGCGACACAAATGACACATAAAGCACGTGAACTTGGTGCTAGCTGCTCAAACTTTGTAAATGCGACAGGTTGGCCAGATGAGAATCATTATTCAACGCCCCGGGATCTAGCTTTGATTGCAGAGAGAACAATAAAGGACTTTCCCGAATATTATCATTTTTATAGAGAAATGGTTTTTATTTTTAATGGGATTCGTCAAATGAATCGTAATCCTCTTCTTTATACGATGCCTGAGTGTGATGGCTTAAAAACAGGGAATACGGACGAAGGGGGATATGGTGTTGTTGCTTCTGCTATCCAAGATGGACGTCGTCTTATTATGGTCGTTAATGGCGCAAAATCAAAGAAAGAAAGAGCAAAAGATTCAGAAGCATTGATGCGATGGGGTTTTTCTTATTATGTGAGTCCTTTATTGTTTAAAGCGTCTGAGGTTGTTGAAAAAGTGGATGTATGGTTAGGAAATAAGTCTTCGATTGAGATGCTTGTTGAAGAAGACGTCTATGTCACATTGCCTCGTCACGAAAGTAAGAACTTAAAGATAGAGGTAAAGTATCAATCTCCCATTCCAGCTCCTATTAAAGCAGGACAGAGAGTAGGGACACTCATTATAAAAGGTCTCAATACCAACAAAGATAGAGAAATTCCTTTGGTGGCAGGATCTCAAGTAGAGAAAGCTGATTTTATTGACCGCATTAAGGCAGCTATTCATTATCTTCTTTTTGGGCATAATTAAGTATGGTTCATGGTAAATTTATTACGCTTGAAGGAGGTGAAGGAGCAGGGAAGACCACACAAGTAGCTTATATAAAAGAATTCCTTGAGTCCCGCGCGCAGCGTGTTTTATTGACGAGAGAGCCAGGTGGAAGTGCAGGAGCTGAATTAATTAGAGGATTGCTTGTAGATCGCGAAGCTTATTCTTGGGATGCATTGACGGAATATTTGCTTTTTACAGCTGCTCGAAGAGATCATATTCTTAAAACAATAAAACCGGCCTTAGAAGAAGGAATTTGGGTTATTTGTGATCGATTCTATGATTCTTCAATTGCTTATCAAGGGTACGCTCAGCATCTTTCCCTTGAAATTTTGACAACAATTTATAATTTTATCTCGGAGGGCGTGACCCCTGATTTGACGCTCATATTGGATATTACCCCTGAAATTGGGTTGACCCGCGCCCATAAGCGTGCATCTCACGAGGATCGATTTGAGCACATGAATTTACAATTTCATCACGAAGTCCGTAAGGGTTTTTTAGAGATTGCAAAAAACCATCCTGAAAGATGCATTGTTATTAATGCAGAAGAAAGTGAGCCTCAAATTAAGGATACACTCCTTAAGACTATCCAGAGTCATTTATTCTAATGTCATTCGAGGTTAATAAGATAATCCCTGTTGTCGGTCACACGCGTATCCTTCAGGATTTGGCAGAACAAATTAAAAATCATGTGCTACCTCATGGTTTACTTCTTATCGGGCCGAAAGGTGTTGGAAAATCAACTTTAGCATTTCAACTCATATCTACTCTTTTTAAAGGAGTTAACTTAGATATCGAGATGACTTCTGAAGATCCAATGCATCGCCGCCTTATCCATGGAAGTCATGCTGATTTTAAGCATATCCAATTGAAAATCAATGAAGAGGGGAAAGCCCAGCAAGAAATCCCTCTTGAATTAGTAAGAGAAGTCGTTCAGTTTTTGCAGACAACACCCTTAGAAGGTGGATGGAGGATAGTTCTTATCGAAGATGCAGACTGTTTAGGGAGAAAAGCAGCAAATGCTCTTTTAAAAAGCCTAGAAGAACCTCCTCCTAAAACGCTTTTAATATTATGCGCCTCCCAAGAACAGCAAGTACTCCCTACGCTAAGATCTCGTTGCCACAGAATCGTTCTCAAAAGATTGACGGATGAAGAAGTTAGAAAAGTTCTTAGAAAATATCCGAATATACCAGCTGATGAGCTTGAGCTATTAACAATGTTTGCTGAAGGTTCCCCTGGAAGAGCAATGATGCTCTGGCAATTAGGTGGAAAGCAGTTTTATCAAGAATTTTTAGATGTTTTACAAAGCTCTATTAAAGGGCAGTTCACATTATTAGTTCCTTTTATTGAAAAATATACACAAACTCAGCCAGATAAGTCCTTTGATCCATATCGGGCTATCGGTTATTTTATATCATGGTGGCTTGGACGATATCTTCTTAAAATAGGTCAAAACGAAGACGATATTTTTAAGCTTGGAGATACTCAACTAAAATCACAGATCTTTAAACGCTTTCCTTTTAAGTTTTGGGAACAGCATTATCATAAAATAAACTTTTTTTATCATCATCCGCAGATAGTTGGGCTTGAGCGTAAATACTGTTTGGCTGTCATCATGCTTGGATTTGTTTTTGGACCTAAAGCTTATAATGAAGGAATAGAGAATGAATTTCGTTGATAGCCATTGCCATCTTAATTTTGATGAATTTTCTCAGGAAGTAGGTACGATTGTTCATAGAGCAAAAGAGCAAAAAATTAATACGCTTTTAACAATTTGTACAAAGAAAGAAGAAATTAAGCCCTTGCAAGAAATTGCAGATACCTATGAAAATGTTTTTTGTACGGTGGGTATTCATCCTCATGAAGCAGAAGAGACATTGAAAAATATTTCCTTAGTCGAATTAAGTAAGGACCTTAAAGAAGGCACTCAACATGCTAAAGTTGTTGGCATCGGCGAAGCTGGTTTGGATTTTTATTATGAACATAGTCCACGATTGCTTCAGCAAGAGATGTTTGAAGCGCACATTGATGTTGCAACAGCGGTAGATCTTCCTTTGAGTATTCATACGCGAGAAGCAGAAAAAGAAACAATAAACTTACTAAAAAAATCAGCAAGGAAAGCTAAAGGCGTTATTCATTGTTTTACGGGGAGCCAATGGTTGGCAGAAGAGGCTCTGGCTTTAGGGTTTTATATCTCTATTTCTGGAATAGTGACTTTTGCAAAAGCTGAAGAGTTGCGAAATGTCGTCCGCACAATTCCTTTAAATCGACTTTTGGTAGAAACAGATGCACCTTTCTTGGCGCCGATTCCTCATCGTGGGAAAAGAAACGAGCCTGCTATGTTGATTCATACAGCTGAAAAAGTAGCAGAATTAAAGGCAGTGTCATTAGAAGAACTTGCTCAAATAACAACAGATAATTTTTTTCAGCTTTTTTCTAAAGCAAGACAAAATGAGCAACAATAAAGTAATTATTCTGGGATGTGGGCCTTCTGGAGGGGTTCCCCTTATCGGAGTGCAACCTAACGGATTTTGGGGGGCATGCGACCCAATGCACCCTAAAAATAGAAGAATGAGAGCTTCTATTTATGTTGAATATAAGGAAAAAAGATTACTTGTCGATACATCTCCGGACCTAAGGCAACAATTTTTAACCTTTGGACTGAAAGATATTCATGCTGTTTTATATACCCATGAACATGCAGACCATACTCATGGAATAGATGAGTTGCGCTCTCTCTTTTTTGCACGAAAAGAGAGAACTATCCCTGTTTATGGAAGTGAAGAGACTATTCAAAGGCTTAGAGAAAATTTTTCTTATTTATTTGAAGGCGGAGAGCATTTTATTTATCCTAAGATTTTAGAATCTGAAGTCATTTCTGATATTTTTTTAGTCCAAGAGACGTCTATTATTAGCTTTACACAAACCCATGGAATAGGAACTTCGCTCGGTTATCGATTTGGAAATATGGCCTATTCTACAGATGTCACAGATTTTGGAGAAGCTGCTCAAGAGCATCTAAAGGGCCTTGATGTGTGGGTTATTGATTGTTTGAGTCGTGATCCCAAGCCTTCGCATTTGCATCTTGAAAGAGCTTTGGAATGGATTGAAAAGATGAAACCTAAAAGAGCAATCTTAACACATATGAACGCTAGCCTTGATTATGAAAGCCTAAAAAAAGAGCTCCCTTCTCATGTTGAGCCTGCTTACGATGGTATGATTATTGAGTTTTGAGGGGGAAACCATCAAAATTTTTGCTATATATAATTTTATTATAATTAATTCTCTCTGATGCTTGATTTTAGTGAGATTTTCCTTATCCTGTAACATATGAAAAAGAAAAGAGAGATTTGTTTATGAGTGCAGAAGGTTATTACCGTTACCCCACAATTTTTAAAGATCAAATTGTGTTTGTCTCTGAGGATGATTTATGGGTGATTTCAAGCGGAGGAGGTGTTGCACGCAGGCTTACCTCTGGTCTTGGTTCTATTAGTACACCAGTCTTTTCTCCAGATGGCGAGCAATTAGCATTTGCAGGCTCAGAGGAAGGATATCCGGAAGTTTATATCATGCCAAGTAAGGGAGGACCTATTAAGCGGCTCACTTTCTTGGGAGAAGAAGTAAATGTAATTACATGGACGGAAGAAGGAATTATTTTTGCAAGCTCAGCAGGACAACCTTTTAGTCGGTGGAATGCCTTATGGTGTGTATCTCCTCATGGGGGAGAACCTCAGCGGCTACCAATAGGCCCGGCTAATTTTATTTCTTTTAAAGAAAAGGGAAGTAAAGTTGCGGTCATTCAACGACATGGTTATCGAGAATATGGATTTTGGAAGCGTTACCGTGGCGGGACAGCAGGACAACTTTGGATTGATCAGTCTGGTAAAGGAGATTTTAAAAATCTTTTAGAATTAGGAAGTGATTTTGCACGTCCTCTTTGGCTTCAAAACCGTATTTATTTTAGTTCCGATCATGAAGGAGTTGGAAATTTATATTCTTGTCTTGCTGATGGGACAGATATAAAACAGCATACCAACCATTCAGATTACTACGTTCGTAACCAATCAACAGATGGTAATCGGATTGTTTATCATGCAGGTGGAGACATCTATCTCTTTGATCCGCAAGAAAATATCACCCAAAAAGTTACATTCGACTACCACAGCGCTAAATTCCAACGTAATCGGAAATTTATTACGCCAGTGCGATACTTGGAAGATTTTTCAATTCATCCTAAAGGGCACCATTTAGCTGTTGTGACACGGGGTAAGGCGCTTGCCTTTGGAAATTGGGAAGGTGCCGTTTTTCAACTTGGGGCGCAACAAGGTGTCCGTTTTCGTATTCCAAGATGGTTGCATGATGGCGAAAGAGTTCTTCTCGTTCATGATCGTGATTGTGAAGAAATGCTTGAGATTTACCATGGAGGTACCTCTGAGTGCTTAAGTTCCTCAGGAGAATTATCTTTTGGGCGCGCCGAGAATATTTATCCTAATCCTCATAAAGATGAAGCAATTCTTGTAAATCATCGAAATGAAATATTTCATATTGATTTAAATTCTTGGAAGCTTACGAAAATTGATCGAAGTGAGCATTCAAATATTGATGATGTTGTTTGGTCTCCAGATGGAGAGTGGGTTGCTTATAGTTGTTCTTTTACACGTCGTACAATAGGATTAAAACTCTATCACGTGAAAACTAAAAAACTCACACCAATTACACGACCATTAATGCGTGATTTATCTCCTAGTTTCGATCCAGATGGTAAGTATTTATATTTTCTATCATATCGCCATTTTAATCCTAGCTGGGATGCGCTTCACTTCGAATTAGGTTTTCCTCGAGGAATGAAACCTTATGCAATTTCTTTGCAAAAAGATACGGTCTCTCCTTTTGTTCCTAAGGCTTTTAAACTATCTACAAAAAGCGAAGAAGAAAAAGATAAGAAAAAAGATGATGAGAAAAAAAATAAAATCGAAAAAATTAATATTGATCTAGACGGAATTGAGAATAGATTAATATCTTTTCCAATTGAAGAAGGACTTTATAGTGATTTAGTAGCTCTAAAAGGAAAGGTTGCTTATCTTTCTTGGCATATCGAGGGTGCATTACATGATTCTGAAGATTCATCAGATTATGAAGGTGGCACACTTGAAGTTTTTGATTTTGAATCTCAAAAAATAGATGATTTAATCCATAACGTTTCTGCGCTTGATTTTTCTTTAGACCAGCAATGGATTTGTTATAAGTCAGGTCAAAAATTGCGTGTTTTTAAAGCAGATGAGAAACCAGATGATCGTGAAATGGATAAACCCAATCGTAAAAACGGGTGGATAGATTTAAGTCGTCTTCGAGTTGCGATAAATCCCGTTTTTGAATGGGAGCAAATGTATAAAGAAGCTTGGCGCCTTCAGCGAGATCATTTCTGGAGTGAAGACATGTCCAAGATTGATTGGCAGCAAATCTATAAAAGATACTATAATTTGCTTCCTCGTCTTGGAAGCCGTGGAGAATTAAGTGATTTGCTTTGGGAAATGCAAGGCGAATTAGGAACTTCACACGCCTATGTTTATGGAGGCGATCTTCGAATGGCTCCTCGCTATACTGTGGGCCAATTAGCGGCTGATTTTATCTTTGATCCAGAGAAAAGGGCTTATCGATTTGTGAAGATTGC
Proteins encoded in this region:
- a CDS encoding PDZ domain-containing protein; this translates as MSAEGYYRYPTIFKDQIVFVSEDDLWVISSGGGVARRLTSGLGSISTPVFSPDGEQLAFAGSEEGYPEVYIMPSKGGPIKRLTFLGEEVNVITWTEEGIIFASSAGQPFSRWNALWCVSPHGGEPQRLPIGPANFISFKEKGSKVAVIQRHGYREYGFWKRYRGGTAGQLWIDQSGKGDFKNLLELGSDFARPLWLQNRIYFSSDHEGVGNLYSCLADGTDIKQHTNHSDYYVRNQSTDGNRIVYHAGGDIYLFDPQENITQKVTFDYHSAKFQRNRKFITPVRYLEDFSIHPKGHHLAVVTRGKALAFGNWEGAVFQLGAQQGVRFRIPRWLHDGERVLLVHDRDCEEMLEIYHGGTSECLSSSGELSFGRAENIYPNPHKDEAILVNHRNEIFHIDLNSWKLTKIDRSEHSNIDDVVWSPDGEWVAYSCSFTRRTIGLKLYHVKTKKLTPITRPLMRDLSPSFDPDGKYLYFLSYRHFNPSWDALHFELGFPRGMKPYAISLQKDTVSPFVPKAFKLSTKSEEEKDKKKDDEKKNKIEKINIDLDGIENRLISFPIEEGLYSDLVALKGKVAYLSWHIEGALHDSEDSSDYEGGTLEVFDFESQKIDDLIHNVSALDFSLDQQWICYKSGQKLRVFKADEKPDDREMDKPNRKNGWIDLSRLRVAINPVFEWEQMYKEAWRLQRDHFWSEDMSKIDWQQIYKRYYNLLPRLGSRGELSDLLWEMQGELGTSHAYVYGGDLRMAPRYTVGQLAADFIFDPEKRAYRFVKIARGDHWLPTKGSPLLQPGLGIQEGDLLWAINHQELNETTSPNSLLVYQANIEVSLTVSDKDGKNKRDVIVKTMRSQTNIRYRDWVEKNRAYIHEKSEGKVGYIHIPDMGPHGFAEFHRSFLAECDREGLIVDVRFNGGGNVSALLLEKLARRRLGYDASRHHGLMPYPEDSPAGPMVAITNEYAGSDGDMFSHAFKLMKLGPLIGKRTWGGVIGIAPRYPLVDGGMTTQPEFSFWFKDVGLKIENYGVDPDIDIDITPQDYIAGKDPQLERALEEVAGIMKDYSYVVPGVGKK
- a CDS encoding MBL fold metallo-hydrolase, encoding MSNNKVIILGCGPSGGVPLIGVQPNGFWGACDPMHPKNRRMRASIYVEYKEKRLLVDTSPDLRQQFLTFGLKDIHAVLYTHEHADHTHGIDELRSLFFARKERTIPVYGSEETIQRLRENFSYLFEGGEHFIYPKILESEVISDIFLVQETSIISFTQTHGIGTSLGYRFGNMAYSTDVTDFGEAAQEHLKGLDVWVIDCLSRDPKPSHLHLERALEWIEKMKPKRAILTHMNASLDYESLKKELPSHVEPAYDGMIIEF